A genomic region of Chaetodon auriga isolate fChaAug3 chromosome 11, fChaAug3.hap1, whole genome shotgun sequence contains the following coding sequences:
- the LOC143327755 gene encoding sphingomyelin synthase-related protein 1-like, translating to MALSEDSVSAWSCKQVAQWLQNEGFGEYVELLCTQHRLDGLSLLALTEADLRGPPLGLTVLGDIKRLIIALRRLQRQNQAQLEELGLRPTDSLPAGLSQGAAGVEWSCDRADRRHNGGERSCNGTELRLRSGDRSGYGSGAVLCHIHSNGRCRQHLAGRLDPEVWKTVISSLYVFFVFGFTSFVMVIVHERVPDMRTYPPLPDIFLDSVPRIPWAFAMAEACGVILCYMFLLILLLHKHRSILFRRLCSLMGTVFLLRCCTMFVTSLSVPGQHLKCASKTYGDTLGKIQRALAIWSGFGMTLTGVQTCGDYMFSGHTVVITMLNFFVTEYTPRTWNLIHTISWVLNLFGIFFILAAHEHYSIDVFIAFYITTRLFLYYHTLANTRAYQHSRRARIWFPMFSFFECNVNGPVPNQYHWPFSKPAFMKTLIG from the exons ATGGCACTGTCAGAGGACAGTGTGAGTGCCTGGAGCTGTAAGCAGGTGGCCCAGTGGCTGCAGAACGAAGGTTTTGGGGAGTATGTGGAATTACTGTGCACCCAGCACCGCCTGGACGGCCTCAGCCTCCTGGCTCTGACTGAGGCCGACCTGCGTGGGCCCCCGCTAGGCCTCACTGTGCTGGGAGACATCAAGAGGCTGATCATTGCCCTCCGCCGGCTCCAGAGACAGAACCAGgcccagctggaggagctgggtCTCCGGCCTACAGACAGTCTCCCAGCTGGGCTCTCGCAGGGCGCCGCAGGGGTTGAGTGGAGCTGCGACAGAGCCGACAGGAGGCATAACGGAGGTGAGCGCTCGTGTAACGGGACTGAGCTGCGGCTGAGGAGCGGTGATAGATCTGGATACGGTTCAGGAGCGGTGCTGTGTCACATACACTCCAACGGGAGGTGTAGGCAGCACCTGGCGGGTAGATTGGACCCAGAGGTTTGGAAGACGGTCATCAGTTccttgtatgttttttttgtgtttggattCACATCTTTTGTCATGGTCATCGTACACGAGCGTGTCCCTGACATGAGGACGTACCCGCCACTGCCTGACATATTTCTGGACAG CGTTCCCAGAATCCCGTGGGCTTTTGCAATGGCTGAAGCCTGTGGTGTTATCCTGTGTTACATGTTTCTGTTGATCCTGCTCCTTCACAAACACAG GTCCATTCTCTTCAGACGGCTGTGTTCTTTGATGGGAACTGTGTTTTTGCTTCGTTGTTGCACCATGTTTGTTACCTCGCTCTCTGTGCCTGGCCAGCACCTGAAATGTGCCAGTAAG ACGTACGGTGATACCTTGGGAAAGATACAGAGGGCGCTAGCTATCTGGAGTGGATTTGGGATGACTCTGACAGGCGTTCAAACGTGTGGAGACTACATGTTCAGCGGACATACCGTTGTCATCACAATGCTCAACTTTTTTGTGACTGAAT ACACTCCACGAACCTGGAATCTGATTCACACCATCTCCTGGGTGTTAAACCTCTTTGGGATTTTCTTCATTCTGGCGGCTCACGAGCACTACTCCATCGACGTGTTCATCGCCTTCTACATCACCACCCGCCTCTTCCTCTACTACCACACGTTGGCCAACACGCGCGCCTACCAGCACAGTCGAAGGGCGCGCATTTGGTTCCCCATGTTCTCCTTCTTTGAATGCAATGTGAACGGACCTGTCCCCAACCAGTATCACTGGCCCTTCAGCAAACCTGCCTTCATGAAAACTCTGATTGGCTAG
- the LOC143328313 gene encoding dual specificity protein phosphatase 13A-like codes for MADRKPAPGAASEVTCGPQDSEQRNVTDTEPQEEQKCTCVTEDPIRMWEIPSLQELEEVLHSAPRSCRHGDEVWPNLYLGDMFMSHDKLGLWQLGITHVLNASHGKLCCKGSDDFYGTTVKYYGVPANDLPTFDLSPFFYPAAEFIHQALTSGGKVFVHCAVGVSRSAALVLAYLMIHHHLSLLSSARCVQQKRWIFPNRGFQRQLIDLDRKLQAERSNEAK; via the exons ATGGCCGACAGGAAACCAGCCCCAGGTGCTGCCTCTGAGGTGACATGTGGTCCACAAGACTCTGAGCAGAGAAATGTCACCGACACAGAACCACAAGAGGAGCAAAAGTGCACGTGTGTGACCGAGGATCCAATCAGGATGTGGGAGATCCCCTCTCtccaggagctggaggaggtttTACATTCAGCTCCACGCTCATGCCGCCATGGAGATGAAGTGTGGCCCAACCTGTATCTGGGAGACAT GTTTATGTCTCATGACAAGCTCGGCCTCTGGCAGCTGGGCATTACTCATGTTCTGAATGCATCGCATGGAAAGCTGTGCTGTAAGGGCAGTGATGACTTTTATGGAACCACAGTGAAATACTACGGAGTCCCGGCCAACGACCTGCCAACATTTGACCTTTCACCTTTTTTCTACCCTGCTGCTGAGTTCATTCATCAGGCTTTGACGTCAGGAG GAAAGGTGTTTGTGCACTGTGCTGTGGGTGTGAGTCGCTCAGCTGCGTTGGTCCTTGCCTACCTGATGATTCATCACCACCTCAGCCTCCTGTCCTCTGCACGCTGTGTGCAACAAAAACGCTGGATTTTCCCAAACAGAGGCTTCCAGCGACAGCTTATAGACCTGGACCGAAAACTGCAGGCCGAAAGgtcaaatgaagcaaaatga
- the LOC143328076 gene encoding dual specificity protein phosphatase 13A, with amino-acid sequence MSGSNQPRDLALIKELELILDACTLELTPVDEVWPNLFIGNVAVAQNRKTLHKLGITHVLNAAHSKQGSIGDQSFYGSTCVYFGIPAEDSDRFDLSQYFKPAADFIHRGLKTKDGKVLVHCIMGISRSSTLVLAYLMLRQRLSLRDALRRVMQKRPIYPNQNFLSLLIRLDEQLTVKRRLCPLL; translated from the exons ATGTCAGGGAGCAACCAGCCACGGGACCTGGCGCTCATTAAAGAGCTAGAGCTCATCTTGGATGCCTGCACACTGGAGCTGACACCAGTGGATGAAGTCTGGCCGAACCTGTTCATAGGAAATGT ggcCGTAGCACAGAATAGAAAGACGTTACATAAGCTTGGCATCACTCATGTCCTGAATGCAGCGCACTCCAAGCAGGGCAGCATCGGGGACCAGAGTTTTTACGGGAGCACCTGCGTTTACTTTGGCATCCCGGCAGAGGATTCAGACCGCTTTGACCTCAGTCAGTActtcaaacctgcagctgaCTTCATACACAGAGGCCTGAAGACCAAAGATG GAAAAGTGCTGGTGCATTGCATCATGGGCATCAGTCGGTCATCCACTTTGGTCCTGGCGTACTTGATGCTGCGGCAGCGCCTCTCTCTGAGAGATGCTCTGAGGCGCGTCATGCAAAAACGACCCATTTACCCCAACCAGAATTTCCTGTCGCTCCTCATCAGGCTGGATGAACAGCTGACAGTCAAGCGGAGGTTGTGTCCTCTTCTCTGA
- the LOC143328075 gene encoding dual specificity protein phosphatase 13B-like, with protein sequence MSLRDPPYEPPSVSELQEFLLADRRPTGHLNQVWPNLYIGNEVAARDKGTLHSLGITHIVNAAHGPPNPGPGVCFYVNTGPRFYRDMTVDYYGVEADDAIEFILSPFFYPTARYIRAALAMGGKVFVHCLMGVSRSATLVLAFLMIVEGLRLQEAVAAVRPHRDICPNPGFLQQLRGLDMSLERERRRRRQAQTL encoded by the exons atgtctCTTAGGGATCCACCATATGAACCCCCTTCTgtctcagagctgcaggagttCCTGCTGGCTGACAGGAGACCAACTGGACACCTCAATCAAGTCTGGCCCAACCTTTACATTGGCAACGA GGTGGCGGCTCGAGACAAGGGCACTCTCCACAGTCTGGGTATAACTCACATTGTAAATGCGGCTCATGGACCTCCAAACCCCGGACCTGGAGTCTGCTTCTACGTCAACACTGGCCCACGTTTCTacagagacatgacagtggATTATTATGGGGTGGAGGCTGATGATGCAATAGAATTCATCCTTAGTCCTTTCTTTTATCCAACAGCACGATACATCAGAGCTGCACTGGCCATGGGAGGCAA GGTGTTTGTCCACTGTCTGATGGGTGTGAGCCGCTCTGCAACACTGGTGCTGGCCTTTCTGATGATTGTGGAGGGCCTAAGGCTGCAGGAGGCGGTGGCTGCCGTCAGGCCGCACAGAGACATCTGCCCCAACCCaggcttcctgcagcagctccgaGGCCTCGATATGAGCcttgagagggagaggaggaggcgacGACAGGCCCAAACActgtaa
- the LOC143328154 gene encoding dual specificity phosphatase 29-like — MSSCVVKSKSRNPYTAVRVDPDSDYITPGTLDLEQLFWTGTGAQYAHVNQVWPNIYIGDEKTALERPGLRDLGITHVLNAAEGKWNNVLTGADYYCGMDIQYCGVEADDKPTFNISQYFCPAAQFIHEALSQPQNKVLVHCVMGRSRSATLVLAYLMMNHSLSVVDAIEHVRQRRCILPNHGFLKQLRALDITLQEERMRLKTEMQDQ; from the exons ATGTCCTCCTGTGTGGTGAAGTCCAAGAGCAGGAACCCGTACACGGCGGTGCGGGTGGACCCAGACAGTGATTACATCACGCCCGGAACATTGGACCTGGAGCAGCTCTTCTGGACTGGCACCGGGGCTCAGTATGCACATGTCAACCAGGTCTGGCCCAACATCTACATTGGGGATGA GAAGACAGCTCTGGAGCGTCCCGGCCTGAGAGATCTAGGTATTACACACGTCCTAAATGCAGCAGAGGGAAAGTGGAATAACGTGCTGACTGGTGCTGATTACTACTGCGGCATGGACATCCAGTACTGTGGTGTCGAGGCTGATGACAAACCCACCTTTAACATCTCCCAGTACTTCTGCCCTGCAGCCCAGTTCATCCACGAGGCCCTCAGCCAGCCACAGA ACAAGGTGCTGGTGCACTGCGTGATGGGTCGGAGCAGGTCAGCGACTCTGGTCTTGGCGTACCTGATGATGAATCACAGCTTGTCTGTGGTGGATGCTATCGAGCATGTGCGCCAGCGCCGCTGCATCCTGCCCAATCATGGCTTCCTGAAACAGCTCAGAGCCCTGGACATCACGTtacaggaggagaggatgaggctAAAAACAGAGATGCAAGACCAATAG
- the adka gene encoding adenosine kinase isoform X1 yields the protein MASEEPKAKKQKLSEEEKTESPTKKTPAKLSPNSLFGMGNPLLDISAVVDKDFLDKYTLKSNDQILAEDKHKALFEELVKKFKVEYHAGGATQNSIKIAQWMIQEPHNVGTFFGCIGKDKFGTILKQKAEEAHIDAHYYEQDEEPTGTCAACITGDNRSLVANLAAANCYKKDKHLDLEENWKLVEKAKVYYIAGFFLTVSLESILKVAKHASENNKLFCLNLSAPFICQFFKDNLMQVLPYVDVLFGNETEAAAFAKEQDFETKDIAEIAKKAQALPKINTKRHRMVVFTQGKDETTVALNDKVETFPVLKIDPKDIVDTNGAGDAFVGGFLSELVQEKPLEQCVKAAHYAANVIIRRAGCTFPEKPDFN from the exons ATGGCTTCTGAAGAaccaaaagcaaagaaacaaaagctttcagaggaggagaagacagagtcTCCGACCAAAAAGACTCCTGCCAAACTAAG CCCTAATTCACTCTTTGGGATGGGAAACCCATTACTGGACATCAGTGCTGTTGTGGACAAAGACTTCTTGGACAA GTACACTCTGAAATCCAATGACCAGATCCTGGCTGAGGACAAGCACAAAGCACT aTTTGAGGAGCTAGTGAAGAAGTTCAAAGTGGAGTACCACGCTGGAGGAGCCACACAGAACTCGATAAAGATTGCTCAG TGGATGATCCAAGAACCCCATAATGTCGGCACGTTCTTCGGCTGCATTGGCAAAGACAAGTTTGGAACCATCCTGAAGCAGAAGGCTGAGGAGGCACACATTGACGCACACTATTATGAGCAAGATGAAGAGCCCACAGGGACGTGTGCTGCTTGCATCACCGGGGATAACAG gtcTCTGGTAGCTAACCTAGCTGCTGCTAACTGTTATAAGAAGGATAAGCATCTAGACCTGGAAGAAAACTGGAAGCTGGTGGAAAAGGCTAAAGTCTACTATATTGCA GGTTTCTTCCTGACTGTCTCCTTGGAGTCCATCCTGAAAGTGGCGAAGCACGCATCCGAAAATAACAAGCTGTTTTGCCTGAACCTCTCTGCGCCCTTCATCTGCCAGTTCTTTAAGGATAACCTCATGCAGGTTTTGCCCTACGTCGATGTGCTGTTTGGCAACGAGACG GAGGCAGCTGCATTCGCTAAAGAGCAAGACTTCGAG aCCAAAGACATTGCGGAAATCGCCAAGAAAGCGCAGGCTTTgcccaaaatcaacacaaagagGCACAGGATGGTAGTGTTCACTCAGGGAAAGGATGAAACTACTGTGGCCCTCA ATGACAAGGTTGAGACATTCCCTGTACTGAAAATTGACCCCAAGGACATTGTCGACACAAACGGTGCAGGTGACGCCTTTGTAGGAG GTTTCCTGTCTGAGCTGGTCCAGGAGAAACCACTGGAGCAGTGCGTGAAGGCGGCACACTACGCCGCCAACGTCATCATCAGACGAGCAGGTTGCACCTTCCCAGAAAAACCCGACTTCAACTGA
- the adka gene encoding adenosine kinase isoform X2, which yields MSSASPNSLFGMGNPLLDISAVVDKDFLDKYTLKSNDQILAEDKHKALFEELVKKFKVEYHAGGATQNSIKIAQWMIQEPHNVGTFFGCIGKDKFGTILKQKAEEAHIDAHYYEQDEEPTGTCAACITGDNRSLVANLAAANCYKKDKHLDLEENWKLVEKAKVYYIAGFFLTVSLESILKVAKHASENNKLFCLNLSAPFICQFFKDNLMQVLPYVDVLFGNETEAAAFAKEQDFETKDIAEIAKKAQALPKINTKRHRMVVFTQGKDETTVALNDKVETFPVLKIDPKDIVDTNGAGDAFVGGFLSELVQEKPLEQCVKAAHYAANVIIRRAGCTFPEKPDFN from the exons ATGTCTTCTGCAAG CCCTAATTCACTCTTTGGGATGGGAAACCCATTACTGGACATCAGTGCTGTTGTGGACAAAGACTTCTTGGACAA GTACACTCTGAAATCCAATGACCAGATCCTGGCTGAGGACAAGCACAAAGCACT aTTTGAGGAGCTAGTGAAGAAGTTCAAAGTGGAGTACCACGCTGGAGGAGCCACACAGAACTCGATAAAGATTGCTCAG TGGATGATCCAAGAACCCCATAATGTCGGCACGTTCTTCGGCTGCATTGGCAAAGACAAGTTTGGAACCATCCTGAAGCAGAAGGCTGAGGAGGCACACATTGACGCACACTATTATGAGCAAGATGAAGAGCCCACAGGGACGTGTGCTGCTTGCATCACCGGGGATAACAG gtcTCTGGTAGCTAACCTAGCTGCTGCTAACTGTTATAAGAAGGATAAGCATCTAGACCTGGAAGAAAACTGGAAGCTGGTGGAAAAGGCTAAAGTCTACTATATTGCA GGTTTCTTCCTGACTGTCTCCTTGGAGTCCATCCTGAAAGTGGCGAAGCACGCATCCGAAAATAACAAGCTGTTTTGCCTGAACCTCTCTGCGCCCTTCATCTGCCAGTTCTTTAAGGATAACCTCATGCAGGTTTTGCCCTACGTCGATGTGCTGTTTGGCAACGAGACG GAGGCAGCTGCATTCGCTAAAGAGCAAGACTTCGAG aCCAAAGACATTGCGGAAATCGCCAAGAAAGCGCAGGCTTTgcccaaaatcaacacaaagagGCACAGGATGGTAGTGTTCACTCAGGGAAAGGATGAAACTACTGTGGCCCTCA ATGACAAGGTTGAGACATTCCCTGTACTGAAAATTGACCCCAAGGACATTGTCGACACAAACGGTGCAGGTGACGCCTTTGTAGGAG GTTTCCTGTCTGAGCTGGTCCAGGAGAAACCACTGGAGCAGTGCGTGAAGGCGGCACACTACGCCGCCAACGTCATCATCAGACGAGCAGGTTGCACCTTCCCAGAAAAACCCGACTTCAACTGA